Genomic segment of Staphylococcus muscae:
GATTCTAAATCGATATCGCCAAGTTCTAATGCATGAGCTTCTAACTCTGCAAATGAAGTCGTATCATTCACAATTTTAGCCCCTAGTCCTTCTTTGTATGATGCATATTTATTGTCGACGATGTCTTCAAAGAAACGATCTTCAATCATTTTATGTGCGACACGTAAGCCAAGTGCGAAAGCATCCATACCTACGATGTGCGTTAGTACTAAGTCTTCTTGTGCGAATGATGTACGTCTTGGTTTTGCATCGAAGTTAAGACCACCCGGAGTCAAACCGCCATTTTTCAAGATTTCATACATCGCAAGTGTTGTTTCATAAACATCTGATGGGAATTCATCTGTATCCCAGCCAAGTAATGGATGACCTTGGTTCGCATCAACTGAACCTAACATGTCGTTATCACGTGCATAGCGTAATTCGTGTTGGAATGTATGTCCTGCAAGTGTTGCGTGGTTCGCTTCAATATTGAATTTGAAGACATCTTCTAAGCCGTATTTTTGTAAGAATGCATGTGCTGTCGCAACGTCTGTATCGTATTGATGTGAAGTTGGCTCTTTTGGTTTTGGTTCAATTAAGAACTGACCTGTAAAGCCAATTTCGTCTGCATACGCTTTCGCCATTTTGAAGAAGCGTGCTAAGTTATCTAACTCTAACTTCATATCTGTGTTGAGTAAGCTTTCATAACCTTCACGACCACCCCAGAATACAAAGTTTTCTGCATCTAGCTTTTTCGCAATTTCTAATGATTTTTTCACTTTTGCGGCAGTATAGGCGAAAACATCTGCATGAGATGAAGTTGCAGCACCATGAACAAAACGTTCATGTGTGAAGTTGTTCGCTGTATTCCATAATAACTTCTTACCAGTGGCGTCCATTTTTTCTTTAATTAAGTCTGTGATGATGTCTAAGTTCGCATTTGTTTCAGCCAATGTTTTGCCTTCAGGTGCGATATCAACATCGTGGAAACAGAAATATTCAATACCCGTTTTGTCCATAAATTCAAAAATGGCTTCTACACGTGCTTTTGCTTTATCCATTTCGTCTAAGTCGTCCCAATCACGTTGTGCTGTTCCTACACCGAATGGGTCAGATAAGTCTGCAGTGAATGTATGCCAGTAAGCCACACTGAATCTTAAATGTTCTTTCATTGTTTTGTCGCCGATTTTTTCATCTGCATTGTAATACTTAAAGCTAAATGGGTTTGTTGATGTGGGTCCTTCATAAGATACTTTGTCTATATTGAAATATGTCATAGAGAAAACCTCCCGCATGTTAGTTTGTTTAATAAATTAACTAACTAGAATATAGCACCTTTTTAAATGTTTGTAAACGTTTTCGTAAATAAAAAAACAACCCAAATGTTGGATTGTTTTTTACGATGAAAAATCAAGTTTGATGTTGTCGATATCGAGAATGCGTTGTGTAATTCCCAATGCGCCGCCAAATAACGTCGCATATCGGACGTTAGACGTTAGACGTATCATGGTCGCATAGTGTGAATAGGCATGAAGTCTCTCTTGAATTTGTATTAAAATATCAGGGATTTCATTCATAATTGGACAGTTGATAAAGATATGTGCTGGATTAAGTTGTATTGAAAAGTTATGAATCAACACAGTAATGCGACTGATAAAATGTTCAATTTCTTCACAAACAATCGGGTGTTGTGACTTGTAATAAGTTGCGATTGTTTCAAGCGCCAGCGATTCATCTAAGCGGTCAGAAAGGCATGAAATCAGCGCATCTTGAGAACAAATATTTTCGATTTTGTCATAGTGCGTTCCTGAGACACGTACAAGCGACTGGCCAATTTCACCCGCACTGCCATCTGCCCCACGATACAGTTGATTGTTCAATATGAGACCTGCGCCAATCCCTTTGTGAATACTGAGCGTTGCCAAACTTCCTGTGCATGTATGGTTGCGTAGCGCATGCTCATACAGCGCAGCCAAGTTTGCTTCATTTTCTATAAGTACGGGTACTTGGGCATATTGTTCCAATCGGTCTGTCACCGATATACTACCCAGTTCAAGGAATGGTAGCGTGCGAATCGATTGGTCTTGGTTTACAATTCCGTGAATAGACACCGCAACCCCGAGTAAGCCATGTTGCGTGTCACGTTGGTCGTGTGGATCCAACTCTGTTTCTACAATCGACAAAGCACATGCCATCGTTTTCTCTGATAGGGGATATGAACGATACGCCATCATCTTACCGCTAAATGCATTGATCATTATATCCACAGAGTCATAAGTGAAATCTAGCGATACGGTATAGCCAAAATCGGGATTAATCTCCAGCAAAATGGTCTTTCTACCGCCTTTTTTCGTACTCTCTCCTTGTCCTGCTTCTCGAACAACGCCTTGTGTCTTTAAGCCATTGACGACACCTGATATCGTCGCCTTATTCGTCTCTGTCAATCGTGCAATCTCTGTCATCGAAATCGGTTTATGATTAAAGATCGCCTTCAGCACCATCTGTTCATTGGCAGTAAAGGCTAAGTGTTGCATCTGTTTCATTGCGCGTACCCCTTTAATGTGTTCTTACTATTTAGACGTTCGGCAGGTAGATGTAAATGTCTGCCATAATAATACATAAGTATAGCATTAATTGAAGATATGTGTGGTGAAAGGTATATCCATAGATTTTGTTTTTCACACTGGAAGCGATTTGTCATTATTTAGAATGTCAGCCTGGTGATATTATCGTAAATGAATAAAGATATTAACGTTACGCCATATATTCTCTTATTAGGGAATATGGCGTTTTTGTGTAACTAACATTCTATATATAAGTCATCAAAGGATATAGACCTTTAATGTCTAAAAAGCCTATGAGATAATATAGTTGTAATCAATATAAAAATAAGGGTGATATGACTGTGAATAAGATATTTGGTATTTTAACGACAACTGCCTTAGTTGCAACGTTGGCTGCATGTTCAAATGGGGACAATGGACAAAATAAGCAAGAGAATCATTCAGGGAAAAGTAATGAAAATCAAGCAAGTCAAAGTCAGTCAAATGATAATCCTAGTGACAAAAATAATCACGCTGATGGTAATACAAACAAATCGGCTCAGAAAAACCAATCTGAAGAAGAAGCAATCCAAAACTTAACAGACGAAGAAAAAGTTGCGTTGGTTCTTTATGAAACGAGTGTAGATCCAACAATCATTACAGCTGATGAATTGGCAAGAGGTGAATATACATACCAACCTATGACTCACATGTCAGTTGAGATGAGAATTGTAGAACAACTTACATTAACACCTAGAGATACTCAGACGATCCTTCCAGGGGCACCAAGTGATTTAAGGCTCTATAGTGTATCTCCAATAAGAGTTAATGCTGTTCCATATGTTGCAGTGACTGGCGGTCAAGTAATTGTGTTTGGGGTACAATCACCAGTAACATATGATTACGTTATGAATCAGGAACATACGATGGTATTCGATGTCAAAGATTTATATAGTAAACACAGCAACCAAGACTATAAAGGGTTAGCAAGTAAAATTGTAGTTGGCCCTGCACCAGCAGTAGATCAAGGATCATCGACTTCTTCATCAGGCTCAAGTGATTCAGACGAAAGCGAATCAAGTTCATCAAGTACAACAGTGACACGTGCAAATGTCATTGATTTAGTAGAAGAATATGAAGGCCATCAATTAGATAAAGACACATACACATACAAAGAACCTGAACAACGCGATGATGGTAGCTGGGGCTTCTCATTCGTTGATAAGTCAGGGGATCTCGCTGGATCGTATATTGTGAGTAAAGATGGTACTGTAACAAAATATGATGAAAAAGGCATTGAAGAGTAAATAAAAATTTAATAATAAAAAGAAAAAAGTGTGAACGAGATACAGCGATATCTTGCTCACACTTTTTTGTATTATTTTTTGATATTTTTACGACCACGAACCCATTCTTCAATAAGGAAGATTTCACCTAAAATTAGGAATAGGAAGAATGATAGGAAGTTAGGAAAGTGGTGTATAACATATAAATAGATCATTGCTATGACGTATAGTATTGGAAGGATAGCTCCCCCTATATGATTGATCTACGAAGGCATCAATATGTCCCCCTTTTGTCTTGTCGTTAAATCTGCAAAGCAAGTGCAACATTCTCAGGAAAAAGAAAGTTCCATATATTTGTTTATAAAATATTAAATTAGTACTTTAGTTATTTAAAGTTATATGAGAGAATATTAGCATAATAAGATTCAGTCGAATCATTATATGAAATGGAGAGATTAGCACATGAAAAAAATTTTGCTTGGTGGAATTACTGCAATGTTTCTATTAACAGGATGTTCAAATGAAACAAACTCAAAAGAATTGAAAATGGGAGAAGTTTTTAATAGTGGTAAAGAACACATTAGTTACATTACAACGCATGACCCGAAAGAATCAAAAGGAGATGCACCAGTAGAATTTGTGATTGTCTCTAAAAAAGGTGAAACAAAGTTATATAATGTGTATGAAGGGGAGTATACGTTAGGTGATTTTGCGAAAATGAAAGATAGAAAAATTGAAGATAAAGCATTAGAAGCAGATAAAAAGGCGTTTAATGCCCAGAAGCGAGAATTGATAAGTTCTATAAAAGGTCAAATGGAAAGCACAGAAGATGAACTACATGAACTACATAAGGATGCAGGTGATCCTTTAGTTGAAAATGAAATTGAAGAAACTGATGCAGAATACGATGAATTAAATCAAGAGCTTATTAAGACTCAGAAAACGCACTATGAAGACCCTGAATTTAAAAAAATGAAATTAGTCTTGTATACAGGTTTTGCAGGTTATTCTGAAGATGAGACAGGGGAAGAAATGTTCGTATTTAAAAAATCAAATAATTTTTCAGACTATGAAGAGAAGGAACATGATTTAACATTAATAGGTTCTATTGATCCAGTTGATGTTCATGAGAAGAGATACGCAGGACTTTATAGTAATCGTG
This window contains:
- a CDS encoding membrane lipoprotein lipid attachment site-containing protein, which produces MKKILLGGITAMFLLTGCSNETNSKELKMGEVFNSGKEHISYITTHDPKESKGDAPVEFVIVSKKGETKLYNVYEGEYTLGDFAKMKDRKIEDKALEADKKAFNAQKRELISSIKGQMESTEDELHELHKDAGDPLVENEIEETDAEYDELNQELIKTQKTHYEDPEFKKMKLVLYTGFAGYSEDETGEEMFVFKKSNNFSDYEEKEHDLTLIGSIDPVDVHEKRYAGLYSNRGRYIVTEVGDKVEKSIFDSKDDEYVDEVE
- a CDS encoding helix-turn-helix domain-containing protein — encoded protein: MFFTLEAICHYLECQPGDIIVNE
- a CDS encoding ROK family transcriptional regulator, encoding MKQMQHLAFTANEQMVLKAIFNHKPISMTEIARLTETNKATISGVVNGLKTQGVVREAGQGESTKKGGRKTILLEINPDFGYTVSLDFTYDSVDIMINAFSGKMMAYRSYPLSEKTMACALSIVETELDPHDQRDTQHGLLGVAVSIHGIVNQDQSIRTLPFLELGSISVTDRLEQYAQVPVLIENEANLAALYEHALRNHTCTGSLATLSIHKGIGAGLILNNQLYRGADGSAGEIGQSLVRVSGTHYDKIENICSQDALISCLSDRLDESLALETIATYYKSQHPIVCEEIEHFISRITVLIHNFSIQLNPAHIFINCPIMNEIPDILIQIQERLHAYSHYATMIRLTSNVRYATLFGGALGITQRILDIDNIKLDFSS
- the xylA gene encoding xylose isomerase; the encoded protein is MTYFNIDKVSYEGPTSTNPFSFKYYNADEKIGDKTMKEHLRFSVAYWHTFTADLSDPFGVGTAQRDWDDLDEMDKAKARVEAIFEFMDKTGIEYFCFHDVDIAPEGKTLAETNANLDIITDLIKEKMDATGKKLLWNTANNFTHERFVHGAATSSHADVFAYTAAKVKKSLEIAKKLDAENFVFWGGREGYESLLNTDMKLELDNLARFFKMAKAYADEIGFTGQFLIEPKPKEPTSHQYDTDVATAHAFLQKYGLEDVFKFNIEANHATLAGHTFQHELRYARDNDMLGSVDANQGHPLLGWDTDEFPSDVYETTLAMYEILKNGGLTPGGLNFDAKPRRTSFAQEDLVLTHIVGMDAFALGLRVAHKMIEDRFFEDIVDNKYASYKEGLGAKIVNDTTSFAELEAHALELGDIDLESDRLEVIKSRINQYILTINNEG